AGCGGTCTCACCCCGCATGCGTATCTGCTGCAGCTGCGGCTGGAACAATCGCGCCGCCTGCTGCAACAGGGTCAGAGCATCGTCCAAGCTTCGCTGCTGAGCGGATTCAGCGACCAAAGTCACCTCACCCGCCACTTCAAACGTAAATTCGGTCTCACCCCCGGCGCTTATCGGCAACAGGTCACAAAAACCTGAATTCGCCCCGAATGGCGCTCGTTTAAGCAACTTTGGAGTAAACTCGGGACTGCCCCCAGGGTCATCGGGGGCTGTCCCAAGAGTTTGCGAGCCATGAAAGCTGTAGCGGTTAGCACCGCAAAGACCTGGGACAGCCCCCGTGCGGGGACAGTCCCGGTTTTGCTGCCATCGACTCTTAAACGAGCGCCATTCGAATTCGTCCCACCAGGTCAATTTTGTACAAGATGGCCCGTCCCCGACTCTGCTAAGACTGCAACCTGGCAGCCCGTTTTATTTGCTCCCGATCCGGAGCCCGAGTCGGGCGCCTCCGCTTTGTTCCTGTTCCTCTCAACCAGAAAAGGTGACCGCCCCATGTCCAAACAACATTCCGCTCTCGGCATCTGGTATATCCTGGCTGCCACGCTGCTCTGGGGCACCACCGGTACCGCCCAGGCTTTCTCCCCCCTGGGTTACGACCCGCTGGTGATCGGGACCCTGCGCCTGGTGATTGGTGGTGCGGCCTTGCTCGGTCTGGCCCTGTTCCGCCACGAACTGGGCCGCTGGCGGGACTGGAACTGGTTCCTGGTCTTGGCCGCAGCCCTCTTTACCGCTGGCTATCAGGTCTGTTTTTTTGCCGCCGTCGCCAAGACTGGCGTGGCGGTCGGAACCATGGTCAGCATCGGCAGCGCCCCGATCATCGGCGGGCTGCTCGGCAAAATCTGCCGTGGCGAATTGCTCAGCCGGCGCTGGTGGTTCGCCACCGTCCTGGCGGTCAGCGGCGGCGGGCTGCTCGGCCTGGGCAGCGGTTCCCTGACCGTCAACCTGTTCGGCATCGCTCTGGCCTTGGGGGCCGGTGCCTCCTATGCCACCTATACGTTGCTGATCAAAGGCCTGCTGGAAAAACATTCGCCCAATGCGGTCATGGCCCTGGTCGTCTGCGGCGGCGCCATCCTGCTGGCACCACTGCTCCTGAACAGAGACCTGACCTGGCTGGCGCAGCCTCGTGCCATCGCCGTTGTCCTGCACCTCGGCCTGGCCACCATGGCACTGTCCTACTGGTTCTTTTCCCGCGGCTTGCAGATGGTCCAGGTCTCCACCGCTGTGACCCTGTCCCTGGCCGAGCCCATGGTTGCCGCAACCCTTGGCATTGTGGTACTTGGCGAGCACCTCACCGTGCCGGCTTTGGGGGGGATCTGTCTTATTTTTGCCGGTTTGATCGTGCTTATCGTCAGCCCTTCCCTGGCGGGCAGAAGAAAAGCCGCCCGGGTACCCGACTTGCCGTAAGCAATATCCCGGCATCACCTGACGGTTCGCTGTTTATGCTGACTGACAAAAAGACTTGACTTGTCACCGATCGGTGACTAATGATGCATTTGTATTGTGAACCCAACACAGCTTAAGGTCATTTCCGATGGGCAACAAAGAACAGACCCGGCAAAAGATCCTTCTGGCGGTCGGCGAACTGCTCGCCAAAGACGGCTTCAAAAAGTTCGGCGTCAACACCCTGGCTCGCCAGGCCGGGGTCGACAAGGTCCTGATCTATCGTTATTTCGGGGGGTTGCCCGGGCTGCTGCGCAGTTTCGGCGAGTCCGCCGACTTCTGGCCAACCCTGGATGAGATTGCCAATGGCAATCTGCAGGAATTCCGTAACAAACCCCTCGGTGAAGCGGTTGGTGAGTTACTGGTGAATTTTGCCCGGGCGTTGCGCAAACGACCGCTGACCCGAGAAATCATGGCCTGGGAAATGCTCGAACCGAATGAGCTGACCACTATCCTGGCCGAGACCCGGGAAGAGTGGGCGCAGCGGCTGTTCGCCACTTTCAGTACGCGACTGACCGAAACCGATCTCGACCTGACCGCGATCACTGCCCTGCTCGGCGCAGCCATCAATTATCTGGTCATCCGTAGCCGCAACACCCAGATCTTTAACCTGTTGGAGATCAATTCCGCTGCCGGCTGGCAGCGCCTGGAAGAAAGCTTACTGCAGCTGTGCCGCAACTGTTTTGCCGAGCCAGCGGTCAGCTGATTTTTTTAACCCCAATGTCACCAATCGGTGACATGAGACAATCACCATGCTCCCGTTTGCCAAAATCATGACTGGTATCCTGCTCTGCCTGCTGCTGCCGGGTTGTGCCGGACAGGTTCCCACCCGCAGCGGTTTTCTGGACAATTACAGCACCCTGCAGCAGCCCTTCGGCCGCCGCGACTGTGCAGCCTTGCCCCCGGCCCGGCCGATCCGTTACCAAGCCGTCGCCATTGCGCCGATCCGGTTTGCCGATTCCGTTGCCACCCGGCTGAGCCATGCAGAGCAAAAGAGGTTGGCCGGGATCCTCACCCAGGCCCTGCGCCAGAAGCTGACACCCCCAATGTCCCAACCGACCGGAGCAAGCGCAACCCTGCGCATCCGTGCAGCCATCACCGCCATCAATGAGTCCCGGCCAGCTCTGAACCTGTTGACCACCCTGGCCCTGTTTCTGCCCCTGGATACGGGCGGCGTCAGTGTGGAACTTGAAGCCCTTGACCCGGTCACCGGCCGACGGATTGCAGCAATGAGCGCAGGACAATCGGGCTCGCCGTTCTGGTTCCGGTCCTCGTTTCAGCGCTTCGGCCATGCCGAAAAAGGGTTACCTCTGCTCGCCGCCGAATTTCACCACCTGCTCACCGCGGCTGGGTCAGATGCTGCCCCGGCCGACCAGTAACCCGAGCCCTGAGGATGAGTCCATGAACCCTTCCCGCCGCCACTTTCTCAAAACTTGCAGTCTCTGCAGCCTGCTCTCCATCACCCCCGGATTGCTGACCAGCTGTTTCTCCGGCCCCTCCGGGGCATTGCGCGGCCCGGTCGGCCCGGTCGCCAATGCCCGGCTGTCCGCAGCAGCGGCAGGGATTCTGAACCATGCCGCCCTGGCACCGAGCGGACACAACAGCCAGCCATGGCAGGTCAGCTTACATTCTCCCCGTCACTGGAGCATCGGAATCCCGCCTCGGCGGCGGCTGCCGGCGGTCGATCCCCATGCGCGGGAATCCTTGATTTCCCTGGGAGCCTTTGTTGAAAACCTGGTTCAGGCCGCCCTGGCCTACGGTTATCAGGTCGCTGCTTCGGTGACCGCAAGCGACCCTCAGGAGACAAAAATACTGGAGATCAAGCTGTCCCCGCAATCGCCCGCGACAACCGTCGACCTGTCCCTGCTGGGCCAACGGAGAACGGTGAAGCAGGGGCAGCAGCAGCGTTTGCTGCAGAGCAGCGATGTCCGTCTGCTCCAGCTTAGCAGCCAGCACCGGCTCGACTACCTGCCGCGCGATCAGGCCACGGCCGCAAGTATCAGGGCAGGAACAGTCCTGGCCATGGCCAGCCAGTGCCAAAGGGATGCGGCCATGGCGGAACTGGCCCGGTGGATCCGCTTCAGGCGAAGTGCGGTCAACCGCCAACGGGACGGATTGACCGTCGCCGGTATGGAGCTTAATGGGCTGGCCGGCTGGTGGGTAGGGAATTTTTATCAGGCGGACGATGTCATGACCGAAACGTTCCGGCGCAAGACCGTCACAATAACCGAGGAGCTCAGCAGGCAGGGCGCGGGTTGGCTGGTTCTGCACAGCGCAGGTGATTCGCCGACCGAGCTGATTGCGGTCGGCCGGAGTCTGCAGCGGATTCTGCTGCAAGCACGGCGGCTCAATATCGCCTGCCACCCGATGAGCCAGCTGCTGGAAGAACAGATTGGGCAACGCGAGTTGGCGCTGCAGTTCGGTGCCGACCACAGCATCCAGATGCTGCTGCGAGTTGGCTATCTGGAGCGCTATCCCGCGCCGGTCACGCCGCGGCGACCGGCGCAGTGGTTTGTGACCGGCTAAGTGCGGCGACGGTTAAGCCGACCCACCCTGCCGACGCCGTGCGATCCTCAGGCCAGCCGCTGTGGCCAGGTCAGCACCCCGGGGCGCGGACAGGCGGAGCGGCAGGTCGAACACTTGATGCAATCCGCCTCAGCCAGGACGCCTTTGCTCCGATAACTGGCGATTGGTAGTTGCATGGGACAACTGTTTGCGCACGCCGCGCACCCCCGGCAGGACGGATCGATCTGTAATTGATATTGACCGCGGTCGATGGCGGCAGCCATGGTCCCGACCGGGCAGATCGCGCACCAGGCTCTGGCACGGTAGACCAGGCCCAGGCCGAGCGCGGCCAGGGTGGTCACCAGACACATCTGCCAGAAGACCCGCCCCCAGTGCAACGGATCAGTCGGCTGCAGGGACAATCGATAGCCCATGAAACCCATCAGGGCCACCAGCACACTCCAGCGGAACAAGGGGCTTTTCAACCACCGCGGGAGCCTCCGGTTGGCGGCCAGCGGTTTGAACCAGGTATCCAGAAAACTGCCTCGGGGGCAGGCGTTGCCGCACATCCAGCGGCCACGGAAAAAAGCGCCGAGAATCCCGCTCCCCATGGCGACCGGCACGACAAATCCGAGCAGCGGAAATTTCCAGCCCAGTGCAATGACCGTCACCATAATCAGGGCCAACAGCCATTTATAGCTGCGTTTTTTCTCTGTGTCGATGTTGCAGATGGGCATTGTTTCATGAGTATTCATTTACATTTCTCCATAAAATCTAAAGAGATCTATATGAATATTTAAATATTGTCAATATTTAATTTTACGATTTCACCAAGTCAAACTGGTCAATATCCGGTTCAGGATGCCGGTATTACGGCCGCTGCTGCGCTGGATAAAACCAGTTCGGAAGACTCAGAGCCGTCGCTAAACCACAGACCGCCCCACAGAGCAGCGCAAAGTGCGCAGAATCTATGATCCGGCGGAAGGCTGGCCAAGGGAACCGCAAACTTGTTATCCTATAACCCAAGTCGGCATTTGTCCGGCACCGACGCCCAGCCACTGGGCCTGACATTTTTCCTCCAGGATCACCGAGACATGTACTATTTTGATTACGACGAACCCCTGTTCCGCCCACCCTCTGAAGCCCACTCACTGATCATCCAGGTCACTATCGGCTGTTCCCAGAACAGCTGCGGCTTCTGCGGTATGTATAAAATGAAAAACTTTCGGATCCGCCCGCTGGCGGATATCTTTGCCGAAATCGACAGTATTCCACTGCCGCACCGCCCCTATATCCAGCGGGTATTCCTGGGCGACGGCGACGGCTTGGTCTATCCCCAGGAGCAGCTGCTCGCGGTGCTGGACAAGCTCGCCAGCACTTTGCCGCGGCTCAACCGGGTCGGGGCCTACGCATCGCCGAACAGCCTGACCACCAAAACCGTCGCCGAACTCGCCCAATTGCGCCAGCGTAAGCTGCGGATTCTCTATTTCGGCCTGGAAAGCGGCGATGCCGAGACCATCGAACTGGTCAACAAAAGATTCTCCCCGGAGGTCATGCTGACGCTGTGCAGAAAGGCCCAGCAGGCGGAGCTGAAGCTGTCCGTGACCGCGATTCTCGGCCTGGCGGGACGGGCGCGGACCCAGCAGCATGCCGAGGCCACCGCAGCCTGGATCAACGCGCTGGCCCCGGAATACTTTTCTCTGCTGACCATGTTCCGCCGCCATAACGATGCGTACTTCAAGTGCATCGCCCCGCTCAGCAACGGAGAAGTCCTGCAGGAGGCCCTGCGCGTCGTCAGCCATCTCAATCCCAGCCACACCATCCTGCGCTCCAATCATGTCTCGAACATTCTGCACCTGGCCGGCAGCTATCCGAAGGATCGGCAGAAAATCATTGCCCAGGCCGAGGCGGCGCTACAGGAAGGTCGCCGGCATCCGGACTGGTTCAATCTGGTCCCGGATTACGAAGAAGAATTCTTCTGATTTTGGAAAACTTTAAGCAGGATGCTGCCGCTGAGCCGGAACGCGCCGGCTCCGGCAATTTGTTCTGTCGCTGCTGGCTTTCCCAATGACTTATGGTAAATTTGAGGATCAAAAAAGGAGACTCAATCATGAAACGGATTCATTTCACCATCATTCTGACCGCGGCCTTATTATTGGCCGGTCTGCTCGGCAGCGCCGTCGCTGACGACTACGACGTGACGGTCTATACCTTTAAACAATCACCGACGGTCCAACCGTTCTTTGCCTCGGCCTACGGTTATGCGGTCTTCCCCACTATCGGCAAAGGCGGCTTTGTCATTGGCGCGGCTTATGGCAAGGGGCTGGTGTTCCGCAACGAACAGGTCACCGGCGAGGCGACCATGGCCAAGGCCAGCATCGGTGCTCAATTGGGCGGCCAGGCCTTCAGTGAAATCATCTTCTTCGAGAACAAGGACGCTTACGATCGCTTCACCAGCGGCCAGTTTGAATTCGAGGCCTCGGCCTCGGCTGTGGCCATTACCGCAGGGGCACAGGCCAAGGCCGGCACCGACGGCGCCACCGCCAGCGCCAGCACCAGTTCTTCCGATGCAGAGCAGCGCAATGTTGGTTATCGGCGCGGCATGGCAGTTTTCGTCCATATCAAAGGCGGGCTGATGTACGAAGCCAGCATCGGCGGCCAAGCTTTCCAGTTCACACCGCTGAACAAATAACCGACCGCGAAAATGACAGCGGCAAACGCCGCAGCTCATGAAGAGACCACAAAATCGCCCCGCTTCAATCGAATGAAGCGGGGCGATTTTTGTAAACGCTGCACGACAGGAGTCGAGGCAATGCAGCCTAGTTAGTGATGAGTCGCCTTGTCGCCCCAGATTTCCTTGAGACGCTGGTCGCGACCGCAGTTCCAGCGGTAGAAGTTATAGCGTATCGGGTTGTTCTTGGCAAAATCCTGGTGATAACTTTCGTCACCTTTGATCGGCCAGAAAGTTGTGGCCGGTAAAATCTCCGTCACGACTTTCTGCTTCGGGAACATCTTCTGCACCTCGGCTTTGCTGGCTTCGGCGAGTTTCTTTTCCTCGTCATTGGCGTAGAAAATCGCCGCCAGGTAACTGTGCCCGCGATCGCAGAATTGACCGCCGTCGTCAAAGGGATCGATCTGCAACCAGTAATAGTCGAGCAGTTGCTGGTAGCTTAACTGCTGCGGATCATAGGTGACTTCAACGGATTCGTAGTGCCCTTCATGGTTGCCGTTATAGGTCGGGTTGGGCAGCGTTCCACCGGTAAAACCGGAGACAACGTCCGTGACCCCGGATAATTTTTCAAAATCCGACTCCATACACCAGAAACAGCCTCCGGCCAGGATTGCGGTTGCGGCAAAGGCGTGAGTCGCCAGGAGGAACGATATCGCACTCAGGATAAAGATTCGTTTCATTTCTGGACCTCACCTTTCATATTCGGCCAACAACAGGGGCAGCAGTCCCGGCCCTTTTGCGGCAGGAGCCTGCTGCGGAGCTGTCATTTGAACAGGGAGACGTATTCGCCGTAGCCTTCCTTCTCCAGATCGGCCAGGGGAATAAAGCGCAGGGAGGCCGAATTCATGCAGTAGCGCAGCCCGGTCGGGGCCGGACCGTCGTCAAAGACATGCCCCAGATGGGCATCGGCGAGGGCACTGCGCACTTCGTTGCGAACCATGAAAAAGCTGCGGTCTTCCTTCAGGACAACGCTGTCCGGGTCGATGGGTTTGGTAAAGCTGGGCCAGCCGGTCCCTGAATCGTACTTGTCTTTGGAACTGAACAGTGGCACCCCGGAGATCACATCGACATAAAGACCGGGTTCATGGTTGTCCCAGTAGGCGTTATCAAAAGCCGGCTCAGTCCCTTCTTCACGGGTGACCCGATACTGCAGCGGGGTCAGGCGTTTGCGCAGCTCGGCATCGTTCGGCACTTGGTAATCATGTTGCTGATTCATCATCTGCTCCGTCATCTTGTCGCTGGACATCATTTTATGTTCGGCGGGCGCTGCCGCCATCGCATCAGCCTTTTTCTCCATCCCCTGCCCCTGTCCTTGAGTCACGGCGAACAGCACCAGCGGCAGACTGAGGAGGGTCATCATGAGAATTTTCATTTACGCCTCCGTAGGTTGAATGTCGCGGCCGGGCATTTGTGCCGGCCGGTTTTATCTTTATCGCTATAATAGCAACATCCTGTAACAACAGCTTAACGTCCAGATAAAGATCCGGTAAAGATTCGGAATAGAAAAATCCCGACCAGGCTGCAAAATCGTCCACTGATTTTGTCAGCTGGCCGCAGGCGGACCTGCTTGCTCCTGACAGGAAAATTCCGGGATAGGCGTTGCCGACAACCGGTTCTCCTTTTAGTGCCTGGTCAGCCCTTCCAAAGTGATCTCATATTCTTGCCGGGCATCGTTATAAACAACTCCGTAGCGGATGGGATAATAGCCCGGTCCGGGATATTGCTCAGGAACCGCGATCGGGGTGTGAAGCGCCGGTTTGGTCTCCAGAAATGCGGTGGTGATCATGGGCTCGATAAAAATCATTCTGCCGTCGTAAAAACCGTAGAGAAAAGTTTTGGTAAACCCCTGCCCGGAGAATTCGGCGCCCTGGGGATCGATCGCATGGGCTCCCATGCGCGGCACCTCGGTCCCTGGCGGGAGGATGTAGCCGGCCGGCATCAACTCCGCGGCCGGCAGCCGATGGGCTCGTTCGAGGTCTGCACCGACTGCGGAAATCCGCTCGCGAGCCGCGGTGTCGATAAAATAGAAATGAAAATCGAAGTGAGGTTTATCGTAGATTCCTTGCGGGAGATGCCCGTGCGGGTTCCAGTCGATGCCGATGTGATCATAGCCCAAGCCTGCCGCTTGCGGCGGTAGTCGCAACAGATATTCCCTCTCAATGGCGTCTTTGGGCTCCTCTGCCGGCAGGCCGCGCAAAGCGGCCGCGGACAGCCTGATACCGATGGTCTCCGGTTTTCCGGCGGCATCCAGGGTCACAAAGGAGCGGGCATTCCCGGCCCCGATTGCGGTGGCCGGACCTTCGTAAGTTGCAGCAGCCATTTTTGGCTGATGAGCCGCGCAGCCGGACCACAGCGCGGCTGTCGCCAGGGCCAATAACCAGCCCGATACCTGAGGATGAAACCTTTTGTTCCCGACCATGACCCAGCCTCCCTGATGCTTCGGCACCGGTTAATTGGAGAAGGCCTGACCTGGCAAGGTGGAAAAAGTCCGCCCGGAAACTTTTTCACCCAGCAGCGGACAGAGGAGGATTCACGCCGAGCCCGTATCAGCACAGAGACTCTCCAAAATTGTTCAGCTGATTGTAATGGTCCGAAATATGACCAATCAAGTCATCAATTGATTATTTTCCTTCAATCCACTGTTCCTGCAGTTTTCGAAGGAAAACCCTCAGCAAGGTTTCCAACCGACATAGACCGCAATCGGTACGGTATAGACAATCTGCCCCTGTTCACGCCGCAGCTTGATTCCCAGTTGGTCCTTGCCAATATCCTCGGTTACCATCCGGCGAATGACAGACTCATCCCCGGGGTTGGGGAAAGAGGCCTTGAGCTGGCTTTCAAACTCAATATCGACCCCATAACCGCTCTGCCGACAGCCGGTCAGGCCTGAATTCTGAAACAGGTCCGTGAACTCCGCCTGGCTCAGCGCATGGGTATGAGAGGGGTCGCGAAGGATTTCCAGACGATCGTAGGCTGCCGATTTTTCTGCGGCAACAGCGACATCAGCGACCAGCACCCGGCCGCCGGGCCGGCAGACTCTGATCATTTCCCCTAAAGCCTGCTCAGGCGCCAGCAGATGATGAAAGCTGTAGCGTGTTATCACCAGCGAAAAACTGTTGTCCGCATAGGGCAAGGACACTGCTTCGCCGACGTCCCAGTCAAGATTGGTCTGGCCTTGCTCCTGTTGCCGCTTCATGGCCTGCTCGATCATTGCCGGGGTAAGGTCGATCCCGGTGACATGTTTGGCGTGCCGGGCGAATTCACAGGCGACCAACCCTGGCCCGCAGGCCACATCAAGAACCTCATCAGCAGCATCAACCGCGGCCATGTCCAGCAACAGCTGCAGGGCATCGAAGTGTCCTGGAACCTGGGTAAAGGGAATGGCCTGCCTGGAAAATTGACTGACGATATCGGCCTGATGCTGCCGGTTGTCCTTGGTCATCATGCGTATGCTCCTTTCTCGCGGAAATGGAAAAAGTATAGGTTGGCAACCCATGGCTGTCTTGCTATCTTTTGCCAATGAACATCGACAAACTGCCAAAACTTGCACCGGTCGTCGTCGGCTACCGGAAAGACCCGCAGCTACCGGTGATCCCCCTGGCCATGCAGATCAATAACGCCGGCTGTGCGGCAGCCCATGCCCACCCCCGCGGGCAACTCATCTACGCCAGCAGCGGGGTGATGCGGGTCATCTGTGGCGGGGACATCTGGATTGTGCCGCCGGCGCAGGCCGTCTGGGTACCGCCGGAAGTCGAACACGAAGTCTATTTCCCCGGCGCTGTTGCGCCCCGCAACCTGTTTATCGACCCCACCGCGACCGCCGGACTCCCCGAACAGTGTACGGTGATCAAAGTTTCTCCCCTGCTCCGCGAGCTGATTCTGAAGGCGGTTCAGATTGGCGACAATTATACTTCGGACAGTGCGGATTTCAGACTGATGATGGTTATTCTCGATGAACTGCAACAGGCGGAACCAACCCCGCTGCACCTGCCGATGGGTCACGACCAACGCCTGCTCCGCGTTATCGACGGGTTACTGCACTATCCGGGAAACCGTAGCGATCTGCAGAGTTGGGCCAGACTTGCCGGGGCCAGCGAACGCACGCTGGCCCGGCTCTTTGTGCGGGAAACCGGGCTGACGTTCGGGTCCTGGCGAAAACGGCTGTTGTTACAGGAGGCGGTCGACCGGCTGGGACGGGGGGATAATGTCACCCGGGTGGCGTTTGATCTTGGTTATCACAGTCTGAGTGCCTTTATCGAGATGTTCCGCCAGGCTCTCGGCAGTTCCCCCGGTCAGTTTCTGCGCCAGCGGCAGGAGACCGGCGAAACTCGTACTGACGATGGCAACGACAGCAGGATGAAGTTCTGAATGTAACCTGCAACTCCCGGCATTGGCACAAAAAGCCGTGGTTTATGGCTGACGGGTTGCAGGAGCAATCAAACAGCAGTAACGCTCCAATCCAGAAAAAAGAAAGCCCCGCAGCACGGCTGTGCAGCGGGGCTTGAAACAGGTGCAGCCCTTGATCAGTCCTGTTTCCAGGTGATCTGGTATTTAAAGGTCTGCGGATCAAGCCAGTCGAGGGTTTCTCCGCCGACCTGGGCGAAGGGGTACATCAGGTAATTGACCGGTTCACCGGACTGCGGCGGATTCAGCTGCAGATCGCGCCCTTCACTGAGGCGAATCCGGTATGGATCAACCCGCCCCCAGTAGTAGTCACGCAGTTCGGCCACCCTGGGATCGCTCAGGTCCAATTTCTGCACCAGCATCGCTTTGCGGACATCGGCCGGATCGACCGGCACCCAGCCGTAACCGGGCAGGTAAAATTCGGCCCAGCAGTGCTGCCAGGTGGAGACGTCCTGGTCCTTGTTTTTACCGGTACGGATGCCCAGAACTTCACGGGTCGGCACTCCGGCGGCCCGGGCCAGGGCAATGTAGATCGAACTGATGTCGGCACACTTGCCGCCAGGACGACGCAACAGGGCCGTCACATCACCCAACCCGCAGCCTCTGGTGTCCGGATCGCGAAAAGTATTGTCGACGGTCCAGTCGTAGATCGCCCGGGCTTTCTCAAGAATCCCCGTTTTTCCGGCGGTGATCTGGTCGGACAGCTCTTTGACCTGACCGTTGATGGGTCCCAGACTGGTCGGAGCCAGATAGAGGGCAAAGTCACGCGGATCGTAAGCAGCGGCGGTTTTGGGGAAATCCCGTTTGATCTGTTCGCTGCGCTCGGCATGAAAAGTCAGCGTCAGTTTGCGGTCCAGGGTGCCCTTTTTCCAAGCCACGTAGAGCAGCGGTGAACTAAAAGTGCGCTCGGTATAAACAGCCGCTTCGGCGTAGTTCCCTTCCCAGTGAATCGCATTGATCAGCTGTTCCGAGTTGGAGACGGGATAGGGAATCCAGAGCCTGGTCTCCTGGCTGCTGTCCTGGTTGGATAGATCAAAAGTCCAGGTATAGGTTCCGGACTGGGTGGTTGCGAAAGCCGGCACTGCGAACAGCAGAGTGATCAAGATGAGAAGCAGATGTTTCATAGATGACCTTTCCATAGTTGTTGATTATTTTCATAAAGTAAAACAGCAGGCAATTCCCAGTCCAAC
This genomic window from Pelobacter seleniigenes DSM 18267 contains:
- a CDS encoding transglutaminase-like domain-containing protein — its product is MKHLLLILITLLFAVPAFATTQSGTYTWTFDLSNQDSSQETRLWIPYPVSNSEQLINAIHWEGNYAEAAVYTERTFSSPLLYVAWKKGTLDRKLTLTFHAERSEQIKRDFPKTAAAYDPRDFALYLAPTSLGPINGQVKELSDQITAGKTGILEKARAIYDWTVDNTFRDPDTRGCGLGDVTALLRRPGGKCADISSIYIALARAAGVPTREVLGIRTGKNKDQDVSTWQHCWAEFYLPGYGWVPVDPADVRKAMLVQKLDLSDPRVAELRDYYWGRVDPYRIRLSEGRDLQLNPPQSGEPVNYLMYPFAQVGGETLDWLDPQTFKYQITWKQD